A window of the Gloeothece verrucosa PCC 7822 genome harbors these coding sequences:
- a CDS encoding CHASE2 domain-containing protein, producing the protein MINRVFLRNIKQKNDKNRDNILFNLIKVALGLLLILGIGEIRNRGSLQWFEWVNLDIFFQLRPSESIDDRIVLVGQTEDDIKNMKSAYLSDRSVAQLIKIIKEGKPVAIGLDFLRDQPIGEGRQELLNIFNNTPNLYGVGKQTGIPGDPDFAPIAPPPINFAQITEASALEDGDSVVRRQLLYPKTTPPALPNLGLVLAFMYLEKQKAIKPEEGERKALKLGRATFFPFSNPSGPYTQADDGGYQISFNWRKIKFHVVSVGDVLARKNISGLFDNRIVIIGSYAPSKKDKFLTPYSRTLGDSPREMFGMEIQAQLTSAMIGQVLDDRPISLAFWSPRQILHWLIGCGIIVYVVLTFLSRKWIQIVIFLLGSSAILGVISYFLFLEAMWFPLVPSLIILWSLGIVLSGLDYEFYRVVDNRTIKELNQRLMELNQQLMNKLERRQAYKEFAVLSDQFSDKINKELQNLFNLKLVLSEKESWFKQKLKESINHGKISLELNQTWLETEIATEKIFESFDTLCLKLINHFPRLENLFSNYDLFDEIWGYLTIEEALKLAIKCLNSTYFKDYHVELERIIQMDFQSGHSNLEKVKPGRFIIVFNRIVDTILSKGQKGENAYPKNQAGKIYYPTIEIKTVYKNKLKLTFTVEYLIETSLYNILFCQEQLDYYKANLLIEQDNTKGQTHWIIDWNIWHSPDQ; encoded by the coding sequence ATGATTAATCGAGTTTTTTTAAGGAATATTAAGCAAAAAAATGATAAAAATCGAGATAATATTCTCTTTAACTTGATAAAAGTCGCTTTAGGTCTATTGCTAATTTTGGGAATAGGAGAAATTAGAAATCGGGGTAGCCTTCAATGGTTTGAGTGGGTAAACCTTGATATATTTTTTCAATTGCGTCCTTCTGAGTCAATAGATGATCGAATTGTTTTAGTTGGGCAAACTGAAGACGATATAAAAAATATGAAGTCGGCTTACCTTAGCGATCGCTCTGTTGCTCAATTGATTAAAATCATTAAAGAGGGAAAGCCTGTTGCCATTGGGCTTGATTTTTTGCGCGATCAACCTATAGGAGAAGGTCGCCAAGAACTACTAAATATTTTCAATAATACTCCCAATCTTTATGGAGTTGGGAAGCAGACCGGTATTCCAGGAGATCCGGATTTTGCGCCAATAGCCCCACCACCTATTAACTTTGCTCAAATAACGGAAGCGTCGGCTCTAGAAGATGGAGATAGTGTTGTAAGAAGGCAACTTTTGTACCCGAAAACAACTCCTCCAGCACTTCCCAATTTGGGCTTGGTGTTGGCTTTTATGTACCTCGAAAAGCAAAAAGCAATAAAACCCGAAGAGGGAGAAAGAAAAGCTTTAAAATTAGGTCGAGCTACCTTTTTTCCTTTTTCTAATCCTTCTGGGCCTTATACTCAAGCTGATGATGGTGGTTATCAAATATCTTTTAATTGGCGAAAAATTAAATTTCATGTAGTTTCAGTAGGTGATGTTTTAGCGCGAAAAAATATTTCGGGTTTATTCGACAATCGTATTGTAATAATTGGCTCTTATGCCCCAAGTAAAAAAGATAAGTTTCTTACTCCTTATAGCAGAACTTTAGGCGATAGTCCGCGCGAAATGTTCGGGATGGAGATCCAGGCTCAATTGACTTCGGCTATGATCGGCCAAGTTTTAGATGACCGCCCTATTTCTTTAGCTTTTTGGAGTCCACGTCAAATTTTACATTGGTTAATTGGGTGTGGAATAATTGTTTATGTGGTTCTTACTTTTTTGAGTCGTAAGTGGATTCAAATAGTCATTTTTTTGTTAGGGAGTTCTGCCATTTTAGGGGTTATTAGCTATTTCTTATTTTTAGAAGCTATGTGGTTTCCTTTAGTTCCCTCTTTAATCATTTTGTGGAGCCTGGGGATTGTGTTAAGCGGATTAGATTATGAATTTTATAGAGTAGTTGATAACAGAACAATTAAAGAACTTAATCAAAGATTAATGGAACTTAATCAGCAATTAATGAACAAGCTGGAGCGAAGGCAAGCTTACAAAGAATTTGCCGTATTAAGCGATCAATTTAGTGACAAAATCAATAAAGAATTACAAAATTTGTTTAATTTAAAATTAGTTTTATCAGAGAAAGAGAGTTGGTTTAAACAAAAACTTAAAGAAAGTATTAATCATGGTAAAATATCTTTAGAGCTTAATCAAACTTGGCTTGAAACGGAGATCGCTACTGAGAAAATTTTTGAGTCTTTTGATACTCTTTGTTTGAAATTAATCAACCATTTTCCTCGGTTAGAAAATTTATTTTCTAATTATGATTTATTTGATGAAATCTGGGGCTATTTGACAATAGAAGAAGCCTTAAAACTAGCTATAAAATGTCTTAATTCCACATATTTCAAAGACTATCATGTTGAACTTGAGCGAATAATACAAATGGATTTTCAGTCCGGTCACTCTAATTTAGAAAAAGTAAAGCCTGGTCGATTTATTATAGTATTCAATCGTATAGTTGATACGATTTTATCAAAAGGACAAAAAGGAGAAAACGCTTATCCTAAAAATCAAGCAGGAAAAATTTATTATCCAACTATTGAAATTAAAACTGTCTATAAAAATAAATTAAAATTAACTTTCACAGTTGAATATTTAATAGAAACAAGTTTATATAATATTTTGTTTTGTCAAGAACAACTTGACTATTATAAAGCCAATCTTTTGATAGAACAAGATAATACAAAAGGACAGACTCATTGGATAATAGATTGGAATATTTGGCACTCTCCTGATCAATAG
- a CDS encoding DUF370 domain-containing protein — MTIEIVEIGFGFSVATKEIIAILDPDSSPIKRLISVAKAENRLIDSTNTRTVRSVIITRSNEVILSGVQAATIGDKFVNRHFQKSKIDP; from the coding sequence ATGACGATTGAGATAGTTGAAATCGGTTTTGGTTTTTCCGTAGCTACAAAGGAAATTATTGCCATCCTAGATCCCGACTCCAGTCCGATTAAACGCCTGATTTCGGTAGCAAAAGCCGAAAATCGGCTGATAGATTCCACGAATACAAGAACTGTTCGCTCAGTTATTATTACCCGCTCCAATGAAGTTATCTTGTCCGGGGTTCAGGCAGCGACTATAGGGGATAAATTTGTCAATAGACATTTCCAGAAATCCAAGATCGACCCTTGA
- a CDS encoding filamentous hemagglutinin N-terminal domain-containing protein, with protein MTKLSNLPITKCSNVLIGLFSFLLYPVPIHAQITPDQTLPNNSIIKVNGNVIEITGGTQAGNNLFHSFRQFSLPNGTAYFNNPSSIQIILGRVTGLEASYINGLLKANGNANLFLINPNGIVFGPDAALEVGGSFIAATANSINFADGTKFEAGSSTTNPILTVSIPIGIEFKDAKPIQINNQGQNLIIGSSPISGFPTTGLQSYNGRTIAIVGGEVTLNGGIISTDGRIEVGAVDSGVVGLNLSDQLTLDYGTLNSFKNIQLDNKSLLNVYGLNPGSIQIRGHDISFKNGSLASIQNLGSTNPNNQINVQATGSLSLDGVSRVGNRRGSFSGFNTEAVDTGNGSDINIIAPFFTVTNGAGASTASFGLGKGGTINFSGGRLLVRDGSGLAASAFGLGDSGGVRLEATDSIEISGFSTDPATASVVFPGFVDFPATVGSFTFLGNAGNVEVITPRLRVGDGAALGTVAFGGNGGDVNINSNSVEIVRTTPSLTRSAINSSTYGRGNAGNITINASQISLLEGGSINSSTFEGGNAGRITLNANSIDVRGFSSSANRSVSSSIDSATLIPSPETREAFFLPDVLPTGPSGDILINTEKLTIADQGSINVNNEGILNNAGNIQINAPAIILDRGKITATNRTGNGGNINIISQDTRLFNGEISASAQGEGNGGNININTDFLTLANSSQISANAIEGSGGNINITAQGLLQSPDSSITASSEFGASGVVQLNINPFQILAAEGLPTNAPNLKELLAQTCSVLAKRQERFTSVGQGGIPNTSIQPYTLEDLVPSGQVFGILKKPDGKVKLLSCDRLDVLDSESANPQ; from the coding sequence ATGACAAAATTATCAAATTTGCCAATTACCAAATGTAGTAATGTTTTGATTGGGCTTTTTAGCTTTTTATTATATCCAGTGCCTATTCACGCTCAAATTACTCCAGACCAAACTCTGCCCAATAACTCAATAATCAAAGTTAACGGCAATGTGATTGAGATTACTGGCGGAACTCAAGCGGGCAATAATTTATTTCACAGCTTTCGGCAATTTAGTTTGCCTAATGGAACTGCCTATTTTAATAATCCTTCAAGCATTCAAATTATTTTGGGACGAGTAACAGGACTAGAAGCTTCTTATATAAACGGCTTGCTAAAAGCTAATGGAAATGCCAACTTGTTTTTGATCAATCCTAATGGTATTGTTTTTGGTCCCGATGCAGCTTTAGAAGTTGGTGGTTCTTTTATTGCCGCTACCGCAAATAGCATTAATTTTGCTGATGGAACTAAATTTGAAGCGGGTTCTTCTACAACAAACCCTATATTAACTGTAAGCATTCCTATAGGGATAGAATTTAAGGATGCTAAACCAATTCAAATTAACAATCAAGGGCAAAATTTAATCATAGGATCTTCCCCGATTTCAGGTTTTCCAACAACTGGATTGCAATCTTACAATGGGCGAACTATAGCGATTGTTGGAGGTGAAGTCACTCTTAATGGAGGAATTATTTCTACAGACGGGCGGATTGAAGTAGGGGCTGTAGATTCGGGGGTGGTCGGTTTAAATCTTTCAGATCAATTAACTTTAGATTATGGAACATTAAATAGTTTTAAGAACATTCAATTAGACAATAAATCTTTACTAAATGTTTACGGTCTTAATCCAGGCAGTATTCAAATCCGAGGACATGATATTAGTTTTAAAAATGGTTCTTTAGCCTCTATTCAAAACTTAGGTTCTACTAACCCTAACAATCAAATTAACGTTCAAGCGACCGGCTCTTTATCTTTGGATGGTGTTAGTAGAGTTGGCAACCGACGAGGATCTTTTAGTGGGTTCAATACAGAAGCGGTAGATACCGGAAATGGTTCAGATATCAACATAATTGCACCATTTTTTACAGTAACTAACGGTGCAGGAGCTTCCACAGCTTCTTTTGGTTTAGGTAAAGGTGGAACAATTAATTTTTCAGGTGGCCGCCTGCTGGTTCGAGATGGCTCTGGGTTAGCTGCCTCGGCTTTTGGCCTTGGTGATAGTGGCGGAGTCAGACTAGAAGCTACTGATAGCATCGAAATTTCGGGTTTTTCTACCGATCCGGCTACGGCCAGCGTTGTGTTTCCGGGTTTTGTCGATTTTCCGGCTACCGTAGGAAGCTTCACTTTTTTGGGAAATGCTGGAAATGTTGAAGTTATTACTCCTCGTTTGCGCGTTGGTGATGGTGCGGCACTAGGGACAGTCGCTTTTGGAGGTAATGGAGGTGACGTTAATATTAACAGTAATTCTGTAGAGATTGTCCGAACAACTCCTTCATTGACCCGAAGTGCTATAAACAGTTCCACTTATGGTAGGGGAAATGCCGGCAATATTACTATTAACGCTTCACAAATCAGCTTACTTGAGGGAGGAAGCATTAACTCTTCAACTTTTGAGGGTGGCAATGCTGGAAGAATTACTCTTAATGCTAATTCAATTGATGTCAGGGGCTTTTCTTCTTCGGCTAATAGAAGTGTTAGCAGCAGTATCGATTCGGCTACTTTAATTCCTTCTCCTGAGACACGCGAGGCTTTCTTTTTACCCGACGTACTCCCTACCGGACCATCAGGAGATATTTTAATTAATACTGAAAAGCTAACAATCGCGGATCAGGGAAGCATTAATGTCAACAACGAAGGGATTTTAAATAATGCTGGAAATATACAAATTAATGCGCCGGCAATTATTTTAGATAGAGGCAAAATCACGGCGACTAACCGCACTGGAAACGGCGGTAACATAAATATTATCTCCCAAGATACAAGGCTTTTTAACGGCGAGATTTCGGCTTCTGCACAGGGAGAGGGCAATGGAGGTAACATCAACATCAACACAGATTTTTTAACCTTAGCTAATAGTAGCCAAATCAGTGCCAACGCTATTGAAGGTTCTGGCGGAAATATTAACATTACAGCCCAAGGCTTGCTACAATCTCCAGATAGCTCGATTACAGCCAGTTCTGAGTTTGGCGCATCCGGCGTGGTTCAATTAAACATCAACCCTTTCCAAATCCTTGCCGCCGAAGGGCTTCCGACGAACGCTCCAAATCTAAAAGAATTACTGGCGCAGACTTGCTCAGTTTTGGCAAAGCGACAAGAGCGCTTTACTTCTGTTGGCCAGGGGGGAATTCCCAATACATCGATCCAGCCTTATACTTTAGAGGATCTCGTCCCATCAGGACAGGTTTTTGGCATCCTTAAGAAACCGGACGGGAAAGTTAAGTTATTAAGCTGCGATCGCCTAGATGTTCTTGATTCAGAATCGGCGAATCCACAATAA
- a CDS encoding CHAT domain-containing protein, whose amino-acid sequence MVTLTLIGFFSQKSLSQSEDLKSELTQVQKLIEQGNLNLASYLLEKVSQSGENSYIQAIKANLALAQGDYIRSISIFESLYQQNFGLTERNKENRLALLNNYSQALTERSQIYLALASEELYRRQEFSRAALDDKNHALGLVREAVAQSALSSQQSQIQARLNLGKLDPASFSLEDLEKIKDEIRSLPASNQQVNFWLLLIEIHSSLPLLQEALSIALELNDPLSLTRAWGALAQYYELSGDYKEALTASQQASLAASSISNWEQLAKWQWLSARVYRRLNQPENANVAYRNAVNAVKQLRYSLTGNRVSQALYLDTIEPLLRDFLAFLLNQPSASQETLAEALEILRLGQLSELDNYFGRICEVIVSNEPSLKADTAIIYTILLPQKSYIILRLGNTYHLFELEASSETIKKEALNWRHQIADRFYGDYRPGSYYFYDKLIRPIKPKLALNKISHLIFVQDGILRNLPMAALYDDDKKFLIESFSISYSLGLGGRIVSSRPKSPLVVAASQPSSAFPNPIPAAIDEARNINNLLGGTQLINEAFSPATLLKQLEKPHQLLHIASHSRFSGLIEESLVQTGTQTLTLFEFERILQSRQSPIKRLILSACQTAEGSRYAVLGLAGIGLRSGIDNVIGSLWFSEDKKTSSFITSFYQFWKFNLSEEEALRQAQIEQIRKGTSPIDWAAFVCITP is encoded by the coding sequence ATGGTAACTCTTACCTTAATTGGCTTTTTTTCTCAGAAATCTCTTAGCCAATCTGAAGATTTAAAATCCGAATTAACCCAGGTTCAAAAATTGATTGAACAAGGCAATCTTAATTTGGCCTCTTATCTTTTAGAGAAAGTTTCCCAGTCGGGGGAAAATTCTTACATTCAAGCTATTAAAGCCAACTTAGCTCTAGCTCAGGGAGATTATATTAGATCTATATCTATCTTCGAATCCCTCTATCAGCAGAATTTTGGCTTAACCGAGAGGAACAAAGAAAACCGATTAGCTTTGCTTAATAATTATTCTCAAGCTTTAACAGAACGCTCTCAAATCTACCTAGCTCTAGCCTCTGAGGAGCTATATCGTCGCCAAGAATTTTCAAGAGCGGCTTTGGATGATAAAAACCACGCTTTGGGTTTAGTAAGGGAGGCTGTAGCTCAAAGTGCTTTAAGCAGCCAACAATCCCAAATTCAAGCCCGGCTAAATTTAGGGAAACTAGATCCCGCTAGTTTTAGTTTAGAGGATTTAGAAAAAATTAAGGACGAAATTCGATCCTTACCGGCTTCTAATCAACAAGTTAATTTTTGGCTTTTATTAATCGAAATTCATTCTAGCCTTCCCTTGTTGCAAGAGGCTCTCTCTATTGCTCTGGAATTAAACGATCCCTTAAGTTTAACTAGAGCTTGGGGTGCTTTAGCTCAATACTACGAGCTATCAGGAGATTACAAAGAAGCACTCACAGCCAGTCAGCAAGCCTCACTTGCTGCGTCTTCTATCTCTAATTGGGAACAATTAGCCAAGTGGCAGTGGCTTTCTGCTAGAGTTTACCGTCGTCTTAATCAACCAGAAAACGCTAACGTAGCTTATAGGAACGCTGTCAATGCAGTTAAACAATTGCGGTATTCTTTGACTGGTAATCGAGTCAGCCAGGCACTATATCTTGATACTATAGAGCCTCTGCTCAGAGATTTTTTAGCTTTTTTGCTCAATCAGCCTTCAGCCAGTCAGGAAACCTTAGCTGAGGCTCTAGAAATTTTGCGTCTGGGCCAATTAAGTGAACTAGACAATTATTTTGGGCGTATTTGTGAAGTTATTGTTAGTAACGAGCCATCATTAAAGGCGGATACCGCGATAATTTATACAATTCTCCTACCTCAAAAAAGCTATATTATCTTACGCTTGGGCAACACTTATCACTTATTTGAACTCGAAGCATCCTCAGAAACGATCAAAAAAGAGGCGTTAAATTGGCGGCATCAGATCGCCGATCGTTTCTACGGAGATTATCGACCAGGAAGTTATTACTTTTATGACAAGTTAATTCGTCCTATTAAACCCAAATTGGCCTTAAACAAAATTAGCCATCTTATTTTTGTTCAGGATGGAATTTTACGAAATTTGCCTATGGCCGCCCTTTATGATGACGATAAAAAATTTCTAATAGAGAGCTTTTCAATTAGCTATTCTTTAGGCTTGGGAGGGCGAATTGTGTCTTCTCGCCCCAAATCCCCTCTTGTTGTGGCAGCTTCCCAACCAAGCTCTGCCTTTCCTAATCCCATTCCTGCTGCTATTGACGAAGCCCGAAATATTAATAATCTTTTGGGAGGGACCCAACTGATCAACGAGGCTTTTTCTCCTGCTACTTTATTAAAACAGCTTGAAAAGCCACACCAATTGCTGCATATTGCCAGCCATAGCCGATTTTCAGGTTTAATCGAAGAATCTTTAGTTCAAACCGGCACACAGACTTTAACCTTATTTGAATTTGAAAGGATATTGCAATCTCGGCAATCTCCTATTAAACGCCTGATCCTGAGTGCTTGCCAAACGGCAGAAGGCTCTCGCTATGCCGTTTTGGGATTAGCCGGAATCGGATTGCGATCAGGAATTGACAATGTTATTGGCTCTTTATGGTTTTCTGAGGATAAAAAAACGTCAAGTTTTATTACATCTTTTTATCAGTTTTGGAAATTCAATCTCAGTGAAGAAGAAGCTCTTAGACAAGCACAAATTGAACAAATACGCAAAGGGACAAGCCCTATAGATTGGGCTGCATTTGTTTGTATAACCCCTTGA
- a CDS encoding helix-turn-helix domain-containing protein: protein MRYKKAIQLPQSQFKRLYAVSKDTFQVMIREVAKARLGKKGSPCKLLIPDGAYKPYGAFEGANELAPQPLPNSMRSAPLCERGTAPHQILLTLQYWREYRTFFHISQDWGIHDSTASRIVKKIENILIKSEKFRLPSQRELKKNKRL, encoded by the coding sequence ATGCGCTATAAAAAAGCTATTCAACTGCCTCAATCACAATTTAAACGATTATATGCTGTATCAAAAGATACCTTTCAAGTGATGATAAGAGAAGTCGCTAAAGCCAGATTAGGTAAGAAAGGTAGTCCATGTAAATTGTTAATTCCTGACGGGGCGTACAAGCCCTACGGGGCGTTTGAAGGGGCGAACGAGTTAGCCCCACAGCCCCTCCCGAATTCGATGCGCTCCGCGCCGCTTTGCGAGCGGGGGACAGCCCCTCACCAAATTTTGCTGACTTTACAATACTGGCGTGAGTACAGGACATTTTTTCATATATCTCAAGATTGGGGAATTCATGATTCTACAGCTTCCCGCATCGTTAAAAAAATAGAAAATATATTAATAAAATCAGAAAAATTTCGTTTGCCTAGCCAACGTGAACTCAAAAAAAACAAGCGGCTATAG
- a CDS encoding ShlB/FhaC/HecB family hemolysin secretion/activation protein: MISPKYRWLIIGEGLCFCLLSANCSLAQQVERQMAQAHLLLPLKAEIVPSPLDLKLETVPLFPKDSIIEIVPWLSDSNLETARLPADSTLFPPGVTLQTVFLKNSTVISIDEIKRIAQSYQGKNITFEDALQIQEKLNNLYKNKGYINSRVNFFPEDNEDLEAGKGILVFRAEEGSLQTLQIQGLSKMKESYIRDRLLPYASTPLNINKLEEGLLILRENSLIKGINSQIIPGDNKMQSIWVVQIDEAPAWEVGVGTNNEESPLVGDLGWQIGLENRNLFGGGEAAQAEINGTEGLTRGVFSVNLPVNSQDSFLGLNYQFVDSEVVAEPFKDLGIVNNSFTVAANYQQFIIRTPKTSFLIGFDLNYEQLQTKIFNDIPFSFQQNVRNGFTELEVTRFFQNIRIRDNDDVVWLSSQFNYGWTNLIEQSNFFSWLLQIQHIHVFNDRIRLLSRASAQLTGDKLPTLEQCAIGGINGNQNINGNPVRGYATNVRFGDNCLAASTELWFDVVKSRNFGTISLVPFVDFGTIGNNNEGRSNNDDTLISIGLGLRWQIAESVYFRLDYGNPLNRLPQSFEEQQWNANLLWIRRF; encoded by the coding sequence ATGATCTCCCCTAAATATCGATGGTTGATAATCGGCGAAGGTTTATGCTTCTGTCTGCTATCCGCGAATTGCTCTTTAGCTCAACAAGTAGAGCGGCAAATGGCTCAAGCTCACTTGCTACTGCCGCTAAAAGCAGAAATAGTACCTTCGCCCTTAGATCTTAAATTAGAAACAGTTCCTTTATTCCCCAAAGATTCGATTATAGAAATAGTTCCTTGGCTTTCAGATTCTAATTTAGAAACGGCTCGTCTCCCCGCCGATTCGACTTTGTTCCCCCCAGGTGTAACTTTACAAACAGTTTTTTTAAAGAATTCTACTGTAATATCTATTGATGAAATTAAGAGAATTGCTCAATCTTATCAAGGCAAAAATATAACGTTTGAAGACGCTTTACAAATACAAGAGAAGCTCAATAACCTGTATAAAAATAAAGGATATATCAACTCAAGAGTTAACTTCTTCCCCGAAGACAATGAAGACCTTGAAGCGGGAAAAGGAATTTTAGTTTTTCGAGCCGAAGAAGGAAGTTTACAAACTTTACAGATTCAAGGATTATCTAAAATGAAAGAAAGTTACATCCGCGATCGCTTGTTACCTTACGCTTCGACTCCTTTAAATATTAACAAACTGGAAGAAGGATTATTAATACTACGAGAAAATTCCCTTATAAAAGGAATAAATTCTCAAATAATTCCTGGTGACAATAAAATGCAGAGTATTTGGGTAGTACAGATTGATGAAGCCCCTGCTTGGGAAGTAGGCGTAGGAACCAATAATGAAGAAAGCCCTCTTGTAGGAGATTTGGGATGGCAAATTGGGCTTGAAAACCGTAATCTATTTGGTGGTGGCGAAGCGGCTCAAGCCGAGATAAACGGGACAGAGGGCTTGACAAGGGGTGTATTTTCGGTGAATCTGCCTGTCAATTCTCAAGATAGTTTTTTGGGGTTAAATTATCAATTTGTCGATAGCGAAGTGGTAGCTGAACCTTTTAAAGATTTAGGGATTGTTAATAATTCTTTCACGGTTGCTGCCAACTATCAACAATTTATAATTCGTACCCCAAAGACGAGTTTCTTGATCGGCTTTGACTTGAATTATGAACAACTGCAAACGAAAATCTTCAACGATATTCCTTTTTCATTCCAGCAAAATGTAAGAAATGGGTTTACTGAGTTAGAGGTGACACGATTTTTTCAAAATATACGAATTCGAGATAATGATGATGTTGTTTGGTTGAGTTCTCAATTTAACTACGGCTGGACGAATTTGATCGAGCAGTCAAACTTTTTTAGTTGGTTACTGCAAATCCAACATATTCATGTTTTTAACGATCGCATCCGATTACTATCGCGGGCTTCTGCACAATTAACAGGAGATAAATTGCCCACATTAGAACAGTGCGCCATTGGCGGAATAAATGGGAATCAAAATATCAATGGAAATCCTGTCAGAGGTTATGCGACTAACGTTCGTTTTGGCGATAATTGTTTGGCTGCTTCAACCGAACTTTGGTTTGATGTAGTTAAAAGTCGGAATTTCGGAACTATTAGCCTTGTTCCTTTTGTTGATTTTGGGACAATTGGAAATAATAATGAAGGCAGATCGAACAACGATGATACTTTAATTAGTATTGGGTTGGGGCTACGCTGGCAAATAGCTGAATCCGTATATTTTCGCTTGGATTATGGAAACCCGCTTAATCGGCTTCCACAATCGTTTGAGGAACAACAGTGGAATGCAAATTTATTGTGGATTCGCCGATTCTGA
- a CDS encoding site-specific integrase has translation MKYYRLKDVKALFTAQHPLTGVVTRLSYRRVKSLWGKYICKSVLLKGTRLHDLRHTFATERVGLMSIEELRALMGHTNIQTTLKYQKVTSSKAEEVARMALTRLISAE, from the coding sequence ATTAAATATTATCGCTTAAAAGATGTAAAAGCTTTATTCACTGCTCAACATCCATTGACAGGTGTTGTAACTCGTTTATCCTACCGCCGAGTTAAGAGTCTCTGGGGTAAATATATTTGTAAAAGTGTATTATTAAAAGGTACTCGACTTCACGACTTGCGACATACTTTTGCGACTGAGCGAGTCGGATTAATGTCGATAGAAGAATTACGAGCATTAATGGGTCATACGAATATTCAAACCACTTTGAAATATCAAAAAGTCACCTCTAGTAAAGCTGAAGAAGTAGCAAGAATGGCTTTAACTCGATTAATTAGTGCAGAGTAG